One window from the genome of Desulfuribacillus alkaliarsenatis encodes:
- a CDS encoding ribosomal L7Ae/L30e/S12e/Gadd45 family protein — protein MSYQIVQEASRRMVGLKQTIKAIENGEAIEVVVATDADAKVTNKVIEKCKQKAVKCSYVDSMKQLGIACGIDVGAATVAILK, from the coding sequence TTGTCATACCAAATTGTTCAAGAAGCAAGCAGGCGAATGGTAGGCTTAAAGCAAACCATTAAAGCCATAGAAAATGGGGAAGCTATTGAAGTAGTAGTAGCTACAGATGCCGATGCTAAAGTGACTAATAAAGTCATTGAGAAATGCAAGCAAAAGGCAGTAAAATGCAGCTATGTTGACTCCATGAAGCAGTTAGGCATTGCCTGTGGAATTGATGTAGGAGCTGCAACAGTAGCAATCCTTAAGTAA
- the rpsG gene encoding 30S ribosomal protein S7 translates to MPRKGPVPRRDVLPDPVYNSKLVTRLINKLMIDGKRGVSQRILYNAFVTIKEKTGQEPTEVFDQALKNIMPVLEVKARRVGGANYQVPIEVKPERKITLGLRWLVNYSRLRNEKTMEERLANEIIDAANNTGASVKKREETHKMAEANKAFAHYRW, encoded by the coding sequence ATGCCAAGAAAAGGACCAGTACCTCGTAGAGATGTATTACCTGATCCAGTTTATAATAGCAAGCTAGTTACTCGTTTAATTAACAAGTTAATGATAGATGGAAAGCGCGGAGTATCTCAGCGTATCCTATATAATGCTTTTGTAACTATTAAAGAAAAAACAGGACAAGAGCCTACAGAGGTTTTTGATCAAGCACTTAAGAACATAATGCCTGTGCTTGAAGTAAAAGCTCGTCGTGTTGGTGGTGCTAACTACCAAGTACCAATCGAAGTTAAACCAGAAAGAAAAATCACTCTAGGACTTCGTTGGTTAGTGAACTATTCTCGCCTACGTAACGAGAAGACAATGGAAGAGCGTCTAGCGAATGAAATTATCGATGCAGCTAATAATACAGGTGCAAGCGTGAAGAAACGTGAAGAGACGCACAAAATGGCAGAAGCGAATAAAGCATTCGCTCACTACCGTTGGTAA
- the tuf gene encoding elongation factor Tu has product MAKAKFERNKPHVNIGTIGHVDHGKTTLTAAITTVLAKRGYAQAMDYGSIDNAPEERERGITISTAHVEYETDNRHYAHVDCPGHADYVKNMITGAAQMDGAILVVSAADGPMPQTREHILLSRQVGVPHIVVFLNKCDMVDDEELLELVEMEVRDLLTEYEFPGDDIPVVKGSALKALEDPEGEWSKSIDELMDAVDSYIPQPERQKDKPFLMPVEDVFSITGRGTVATGRVERGELRTGDEVAIVGLKEETKKYVCTGIEMFRKILDYAEAGDNIGALLRGVERKDIERGQVLCKPGSITPHTKFVGEIYVLSKEEGGRHTPFFANYRPQFYFRTTDVTGIINLPEGTEMVMPGDNVNLHVDLIAPIALEEGTRFAIREGGRTVGAGVVTKVVE; this is encoded by the coding sequence ATGGCAAAGGCTAAATTTGAAAGAAACAAACCACACGTTAACATTGGTACAATCGGACACGTTGACCACGGTAAAACTACTTTAACAGCTGCGATTACTACAGTATTAGCAAAACGCGGTTACGCGCAAGCAATGGACTACGGTTCAATTGACAATGCACCAGAAGAGCGCGAGCGTGGTATCACAATCTCAACTGCACACGTTGAGTACGAAACTGATAACCGTCACTATGCACACGTTGACTGCCCAGGTCACGCTGACTACGTTAAAAACATGATTACTGGTGCGGCACAGATGGACGGAGCAATCCTAGTTGTATCTGCTGCTGATGGACCAATGCCACAAACTCGTGAGCATATCCTACTTTCTCGTCAGGTTGGCGTACCTCACATTGTAGTTTTCTTAAACAAATGTGACATGGTTGATGACGAAGAGTTACTTGAGTTAGTAGAAATGGAAGTTCGTGACCTTTTAACTGAGTATGAATTCCCTGGTGATGATATTCCAGTTGTTAAAGGTTCTGCATTAAAAGCTTTAGAAGATCCAGAAGGTGAATGGTCAAAATCAATTGACGAGCTAATGGATGCTGTAGATAGCTACATTCCACAACCAGAGCGTCAAAAAGATAAGCCTTTCCTAATGCCTGTAGAGGACGTATTCTCAATCACTGGTCGTGGTACAGTTGCTACTGGTCGTGTTGAGCGTGGTGAGTTAAGAACAGGTGACGAGGTTGCTATCGTTGGTCTTAAAGAAGAGACTAAGAAATATGTATGTACTGGAATCGAGATGTTCCGCAAAATTCTTGACTATGCTGAAGCTGGTGACAACATTGGTGCACTTCTTCGTGGTGTTGAGCGTAAAGACATCGAGCGCGGTCAAGTATTATGTAAGCCAGGATCAATCACTCCACATACTAAATTCGTAGGAGAAATCTACGTATTAAGTAAAGAAGAGGGTGGACGTCATACTCCATTCTTCGCTAACTACCGTCCGCAGTTCTACTTCCGTACAACTGACGTAACTGGTATCATCAACTTACCAGAAGGTACTGAAATGGTAATGCCTGGTGACAACGTTAACTTACACGTTGATCTAATTGCACCAATCGCTCTTGAAGAAGGTACTCGCTTCGCTATCCGTGAAGGTGGACGTACTGTTGGAGCAGGTGTTGTAACTAAAGTTGTAGAGTAA
- the fusA gene encoding elongation factor G: MAREFSLAKTRNIGIMAHIDAGKTTTTERILFYTGRLHKIGEVHDGAATMDWMEQEQERGITITSAATTAQWKEHRINIIDTPGHVDFTVEVERSLRVLDGAVGVFCAKGGVEPQSETVWRQADKYRVPRMGYVNKMDIMGADFYNVVDMMRDRLKANAVPVQLPIGAEDEFKGIIDLVELKAYYYMDDLGKETEVRDIPADMQDKVEEYRSGLLDAVAELDEDIMMKYLEGEELTVEEIKAALRKGTCNVEIIPVFCGSSYKNKGVPILLDGVIEYMPSPLDVPAIKGIINEEEEAVRNSSDEEPFAALAFKIMTDPFVGKLAFFRVYSGTVDSGTYVLNSTKNKRERIGRILQMHANHREEIKTVYSGDIAAAVGLKDTTTGDTLCDEKSPIVLESMVFPEPVIDVAIEPKSKADHDKMSIALSKLAEEDPTFRAHTDEETGQTIISGMGELHLEIIVDRLMREFKVQADVGKPQVAYRETFRSAAKVEGKFVRQSGGRGQFGHVWVEFEPLEAGKGYEFVNKVVGGAIPKEYIPAVDNGIQESMKNGVLAGYPLVDVKATLVDGSYHDVDSSEMAFKIAGSLSLKAAKTKCDPALLEPIMKVEVIVPEEYMGDIMGDVNSRRGRVDGMDTRAGAQVIRAYVPLSEMFGYATTLRSRTQGRGNYSMEFAHYEQVPKNIAEEIISKQS; the protein is encoded by the coding sequence GTGGCCAGAGAGTTCTCACTAGCAAAAACTCGTAACATTGGTATCATGGCGCACATTGATGCAGGTAAGACGACAACAACTGAGAGAATCCTGTTCTATACTGGTCGTCTACACAAGATTGGTGAAGTTCACGACGGTGCTGCTACAATGGACTGGATGGAGCAAGAGCAAGAGCGTGGTATTACAATCACATCTGCTGCGACTACAGCTCAATGGAAAGAGCACAGAATTAACATCATCGATACACCAGGTCACGTAGACTTTACAGTAGAAGTTGAACGTTCGTTACGTGTACTAGATGGCGCAGTTGGAGTATTTTGTGCTAAAGGTGGCGTAGAGCCACAATCAGAGACCGTATGGAGACAAGCGGACAAATACCGCGTTCCACGTATGGGATATGTTAACAAAATGGATATTATGGGAGCAGACTTCTATAATGTAGTAGATATGATGCGCGACCGTCTAAAAGCTAATGCTGTACCTGTACAGTTGCCAATAGGCGCAGAAGACGAATTCAAAGGTATTATCGACCTAGTAGAATTGAAAGCGTATTACTACATGGATGATCTTGGAAAAGAGACTGAAGTCCGCGATATTCCAGCTGATATGCAGGATAAAGTTGAAGAATACCGTTCAGGTTTGCTTGATGCGGTAGCTGAACTTGATGAAGACATCATGATGAAATACTTAGAAGGTGAAGAACTAACAGTTGAAGAGATTAAAGCTGCATTACGCAAAGGCACATGTAATGTTGAGATTATCCCAGTATTCTGTGGTTCATCATATAAGAACAAAGGAGTTCCAATCTTACTGGATGGTGTTATCGAATATATGCCTTCTCCGTTAGATGTACCAGCTATTAAAGGTATCATCAATGAGGAAGAAGAAGCAGTTCGTAACTCTAGCGACGAAGAGCCGTTTGCGGCCCTAGCTTTCAAGATTATGACTGACCCATTCGTAGGAAAGCTTGCTTTCTTCCGTGTTTATTCAGGAACGGTTGATAGCGGTACTTACGTTTTGAACTCAACTAAAAATAAGCGTGAACGTATTGGACGTATCCTGCAAATGCATGCTAACCACCGTGAAGAAATAAAAACTGTTTATTCTGGTGATATTGCTGCTGCAGTAGGATTGAAAGATACGACAACTGGTGATACACTATGTGATGAAAAGAGCCCAATCGTTCTTGAATCTATGGTATTCCCAGAGCCAGTTATCGACGTTGCTATTGAGCCTAAATCAAAAGCTGACCATGATAAGATGTCAATTGCATTATCTAAATTAGCTGAAGAAGACCCAACATTTAGAGCACATACTGACGAAGAAACTGGTCAAACAATCATCTCAGGTATGGGTGAACTACACCTTGAAATCATTGTTGACCGCTTAATGAGAGAGTTTAAGGTTCAAGCTGATGTAGGTAAACCACAGGTTGCTTACAGAGAAACATTCCGTTCTGCTGCTAAGGTTGAAGGGAAGTTCGTACGCCAGTCTGGTGGACGTGGACAATTTGGTCACGTTTGGGTTGAATTCGAACCATTAGAAGCTGGTAAAGGCTACGAGTTCGTTAACAAAGTTGTAGGTGGAGCGATTCCTAAGGAATACATTCCTGCTGTTGACAATGGTATACAAGAATCCATGAAAAATGGTGTTCTTGCAGGATATCCATTAGTAGATGTAAAAGCAACTCTTGTAGACGGTTCATACCATGATGTTGACTCTTCAGAGATGGCATTTAAAATTGCTGGTTCATTATCACTTAAAGCTGCAAAGACTAAGTGTGACCCAGCATTACTAGAGCCAATCATGAAAGTAGAAGTTATTGTCCCAGAAGAATATATGGGAGATATCATGGGTGATGTGAATTCTCGCCGTGGTCGTGTAGACGGTATGGATACACGTGCTGGTGCGCAAGTAATTCGTGCATATGTACCACTTTCTGAGATGTTTGGTTATGCTACAACTCTACGTTCAAGAACTCAAGGACGTGGTAACTATTCAATGGAATTTGCACACTACGAGCAAGTACCTAAGAATATTGCAGAAGAAATCATCAGTAAACAAAGCTAA
- the rpsL gene encoding 30S ribosomal protein S12 — MPTINQLVRKGRQEKVVKSTAPALQKGYNSFKKAQTNQSSPQKRGVCTRVGTMTPKKPNSALRKYARVRLTNGIEVTAYIPGIGHNLQEHSVVLVRGGRVKDLPGVRYHIVRGALDTGGVQNRLQARSKYGAKRPKKK; from the coding sequence GTGCCAACAATTAACCAATTAGTACGTAAAGGTAGACAAGAGAAAGTAGTTAAATCAACAGCTCCTGCACTACAGAAGGGGTACAATAGTTTTAAGAAAGCACAAACTAATCAAAGCTCTCCTCAAAAGCGTGGTGTGTGTACGCGTGTTGGAACTATGACGCCGAAGAAGCCTAACTCAGCTCTTCGTAAATATGCTCGTGTGCGCTTAACTAATGGAATTGAGGTTACAGCATATATCCCTGGTATAGGTCATAACCTACAAGAACACTCAGTTGTTCTAGTTCGTGGTGGTCGTGTTAAAGACTTACCGGGTGTACGTTACCATATTGTTCGTGGTGCATTAGACACTGGTGGTGTACAAAACAGACTACAAGCTAGATCGAAGTACGGAGCTAAGAGACCTAAGAAGAAGTAA